The following nucleotide sequence is from Salvia miltiorrhiza cultivar Shanhuang (shh) chromosome 7, IMPLAD_Smil_shh, whole genome shotgun sequence.
ctttaaaaaaaatttacacaattgtttaattgtaattattttaaatttaaatatttttaaataataataatttttaatgcaattaaggagaagaaaatttgtattaattttaatataaatttgtaagtaaaaaatttgttatatatcttaaacttagaatttaatatattatatagatttatttaattatgtgtaaaatttatttatttatttatataaacatatttttgttatattttatttttttatagtttttaattatttttttgcttaTGTTTTAGTAGTATAATATTTAGATAATTATAGTGGTTATAAAGTAGGTTATAGTGGTTATatttagataattaattttttcttatatatatatatatatatatatatatatatatatatatatataggggagcgctccaatgatACCCCTTATTTTTAGTGAAACGTGAGACatgatctcgtgcgtttatttcatcaatcatatgattgatattgtatctagtTCAATTTGTATCATCCCCTTTTCTAattcacaaaaaattaaaaatttgtatGGTAACACTCATAAATCATACGAGCTAAAATGCTTCCACGGGGAACCTTAGCTTTTCTATTTCGTTGGATAAGGATAATTCTCATACAAAAATGAAGATGCGTTCAAGCGATAGAAATATGTATTGTAAAATTTGCACGATAAAAGCACAAAATATGAaaccaaaaataaaagttaTCATCGTGGAAATTTATTCAAACCAAGAAAACGAAATGCCTAAATTGTACTATCAAATTGAACATTATTAAGTGTGAGGCCCTCTGCTTCCACCATTGCCATGAAGCACTCCAGTTTACGTGTGTGGACACTAATTTGGATTTGAAGGTCATCATTGCCCTGACTCTCGCGCTGCTCCTCTTTTATTTTGATAGCTGAAATCGCGGCAGAGTTACTACATTTCCTCAGATGAATAAGTTTGAGTGTTGGTATGTCACCAATACCCCATGGGATCTCTTCCAACTGAAATAGACATCTAAGAAGAAGCTTCTCCAGAATTGGGAAATGACAACTATATGCATTCCAACATCTCAGGTTACAGCCATCAATTTTCAAGAACTTGAGGCGTTGAAATTGCCCATCAACAGGACTCCACGTGCTGCCATTCCAGTTAAATTTTATCTGGAGAATTTCCAGTATGGGCAGCGAACCAATCATTGTCAGATCATCCCATTCAAAATTGATCGTATCCAAAGCCAACTTGTTTAGAGATCTGGGAAACGAGAGCATCTCATTCAGCTGGTAAGGCGTGACGCATCTCAGTTTGAGTGATTCAAGTTTATGCAAGCGATCAATATTACACAAACACTCAATCAAACTATCATTCCATCGTCGTTGCCAGTACCACTCATATTCAAGATGCAATTTCTTGATGTTGGGAATGATGTTGCACACATCCTCACTCAACATCAAATTCACTGCTCTCCCAAGTGTCTGAAGATTATCCAAGATTAACAACTCATCTTGCCCGTCGGGATGAGGAAGATAAATTCGATCACACTGGATATGCCTAAGTTGTCGCATCTTCCAAATTTCAATTGGTGCAACAACTTCCAGTGAATTATTATGAAAGATTAAAGCATGCAGATTCCATACCAAGGATAATGAACTAGGAAGCTCCAACTCAAACAGGTAACCAGGTTCCCTCGCAGCAAGGTAGCGCAAGTTAGCAAGCCCATTTaatgattcttcaactgacccGTCACTGTATATATCCAAAACTCTCAGCAATCTATGTTTATGAAACTCCTCCTCCTGAAAGTTAGAGTTCATGATAGAGCGAGCAAGTTGGGGTCTGGAAGTTTGGCTCCACCAATCATTGTGATGTACGAGGCGACGCTCTGTGCCTACTACATGACCTTGAGAGATCACATGAAAAAACCCTTGTTGATCTGCTACTTTTAAGCATAGGTCTCTTAAAAGATCATGAATATCACAACGTTTCATCTTCCCATTTTTACTTCGCCTGCCGACCAATATCAGATTTCTATCAACAAGTTCCTTCAAGTAATCCTCTGCAATCTCTTCCAAAACTTGGCCTCCATTTGATTTCAAAAATCCCTCAGCAACCCAAAGTTGGATGATACTCAAGATATCGAGGTTTGCATAATTAATACTCTTAAGAACTCCAATATGAAGAAAGCAAGGCTTTAAACGAGGAGGCAAGTGGTTATAACTTGAAAACAATACATCTAAGCTTTCTTGCTTCTCTTTTGAATTGGGACTTGATTCTATATCTTCGGCAACACTCTTCCAATATCCTACTGTCCTAGGAGACTTTAGAAGACTCCCACCAATCACAACAATGGACAATGCTAGTCCTTTGCATAATCTAACAATCTCCTTTCCAACCTCCTCAAGTTCACTTGGGCAATCTTCATTTTGGAATGCCTTCTTACAGAATAATTCCCAACTTTCATTCTCATCTAGAAGATTCTTTGAAAAACAAGAAGAGCCACAATCGTTAGCCACATCTGACAACCTAGTAGTTAGAAGAATCCGGCTTCCATTTCCGTTATCGGGAAAGAAACGCCTCACTTCATCCCAAGCTTCAACACTCCATATGTCATCTAATATGATCAAATATCTCCTACCAAATAAAGTTTTATGTAACTGTTCTCCTAATTTATCTACATCTTTATTGGAGGAGTTATCTTTGTCAGAAAGAAGTTGTTGAAGAATTTGTTTAGCATTGTAATGCTGAGATACGGTAGCCCAAGCACGAATATCAAAGCGTTCGATGATGAGTTGATGAGCATAAATATTTTTGGCAAGAGTAGTCTTACCCATGCCACCCATACCCACGATTGAGATGGTATGCAGATTGGATCGTTGACCGGTGAGCTCGTCAAGAAGCTGAATCAGCTCATCACGAAACCCCACCATAGCAGTTTCTTCTTTGTTCTGAGTAAGAGGTGTTGAATGCGTGGGTTggtcctctctcactctctgttTCTCCTTCAACTCATTGGCCTTTCCGATGATGGCATCCATGTCTTCAATTATCTGCCGCAGATACTCCAAGCAGCTGAGGTCTGCTTGGTGcatttttctcttcaattgccCCTTTTTTCTCTCCAATTGATTCTTAATGAGCTGCATGAAATTGATCCAGCATCCACCTCCAGCTACAGGtgtaattttcttttcaatttcccTTTTATTCTGTACATAGAGTGAGAAATTGAAAGTTGATTCCCTGTTATCAGCTGcatttttctcttcaattgccCTTTTTTCTGTAGATACAAGGAGAAACTCAAAGCTGCATCGCGATCATCAGCTGAAAGAGGAAGGAGTTGATTGACGATGTGAGATTCAATCATATCTTGGGCTGTATGAGCAGCAGATGTGATTAGGCTTTCGAGATCTTGTGCTTCTTCGCTAACTCCACCATAATTAAAGGTCTCTATGAAATCGAGCAACAAATCAGCCTTCTCCTTAAGAGATTGGATCTGATTGTTGTCGAAAGAAG
It contains:
- the LOC130994551 gene encoding putative late blight resistance protein homolog R1A-10; the encoded protein is MHQADLSCLEYLRQIIEDMDAIIGKANELKEKQRVREDQPTHSTPLTQNKEETAMVGFRDELIQLLDELTGQRSNLHTISIVGMGGMGKTTLAKNIYAHQLIIERFDIRAWATVSQHYNAKQILQQLLSDKDNSSNKDVDKLGEQLHKTLFGRRYLIILDDIWSVEAWDEVRRFFPDNGNGSRILLTTRLSDVANDCGSSCFSKNLLDENESWELFCKKAFQNEDCPSELEEVGKEIVRLCKGLALSIVVIGGSLLKSPRTVGYWKSVAEDIESSPNSKEKQESLDVLFSSYNHLPPRLKPCFLHIGVLKSINYANLDILSIIQLWVAEGFLKSNGGQVLEEIAEDYLKELVDRNLILVGRRSKNGKMKRCDIHDLLRDLCLKVADQQGFFHVISQGHVVGTERRLVHHNDWWSQTSRPQLARSIMNSNFQEEEFHKHRLLRVLDIYSDGSVEESLNGLANLRYLAAREPGYLFELELPSSLSLVWNLHALIFHNNSLEVVAPIEIWKMRQLRHIQCDRIYLPHPDGQDELLILDNLQTLGRAVNLMLSEDVCNIIPNIKKLHLEYEWYWQRRWNDSLIECLCNIDRLHKLESLKLRCVTPYQLNEMLSFPRSLNKLALDTINFEWDDLTMIGSLPILEILQIKFNWNGSTWSPVDGQFQRLKFLKIDGCNLRCWNAYSCHFPILEKLLLRCLFQLEEIPWGIGDIPTLKLIHLRKCSNSAAISAIKIKEEQRESQGNDDLQIQISVHTRKLECFMAMVEAEGLTLNNVQFDSTI